One segment of Panicum virgatum strain AP13 chromosome 3K, P.virgatum_v5, whole genome shotgun sequence DNA contains the following:
- the LOC120697121 gene encoding signaling peptide TAXIMIN 1-like, producing MCCCGGDGGDGGECRPLGWLLGLPFALLAVLVSIVGAIIWIIGLPISCICPCCLCVTLVLEAAVELIKAPLHVMTWFTSKIPC from the exons atgtgctgctgcggcggcgacggcggcgacggcggcgagtgcCGGCCGCTGGGGTGGCTGCTGGGCCTGCCCttcgcgctgctcgccgtcctcgTCTCCATCGTCGGCGCCATCATCTGGATCATCGG GCTGCCCATCTCGTGCATCTGCCCGTGCTGCCTGTGCGTGACGCTGGtgctggaggcggcggtggagctcaTCAAGGCGCCGCTGCACGTCATGACCTGGTTCACCTCCAAGATCCCCTGCTAG
- the LOC120697120 gene encoding nudix hydrolase 15, mitochondrial-like, whose protein sequence is MRPLLTRLFTSTHIAMASFSSSPSRRLAHLRRHLASSSGDLSSVGAPAAAADAVPAKSPRPAASKVHAAVLVCFFEDPSGAPRILLTKRASSLNSHSGEVSLPGGKVDEGDADAKATALREAKEEIGLDPALVSVVTVLEPFLSKNGLNVVPVIGMVSDRALFKPVLNKAEVEDIFDAPLEMFLKDDHRRTKQMNWMGIDIPVQFFDYEADGKKFVIWGLTAHILTRAAAVVLQRQPSFVELPRPKSTPIAGTDETKP, encoded by the exons ATGAGGCCTCTCCTTACCCGCCTCTTCACCTCCACGCACATTGCCATGGCCTCCTTCTCTTCCTCTCCGTCTAGGCGGTTGGCCCATCTCCGACGCCATCTCGCCTCCTCTTCCGGCGACCTCTCCTCAGTAGGCGCCCCTGCCGCAGCCGCCGACGCCGTCCCCGCGAAAAGCCCGCGTCCGGCCGCCTCCAAGGTCCACGCCGCCGTGCTTGTCTGCTTCTTCGAGGACCCCAGCGGCGCGCCCCGGATCCTCCTCACCAAGCGCGCTTCCTCCCTCAACTCGCACTCCG GGGAGGTGTCGTTACCCGGGGGGAAGGTGGACGAGGGGGACGCGGACGCAAAGGCCACGGCTCTGCGGGAGGCGAAGGAGGAGATTGGGCTGGACCCGGCCCTTGTCTCTGTTGTGACAGTTCTTGAGCCCTTCCTGTCCAAG AATGGCCTCAATGTTGTTCCTGTAATTGGCATGGTTTCAGATAGAGCATTATTCAAGCCTGTCTTAAACAAAGCTGAAGTGGAGGACATCTTTGACGCACCACTGGAGATGTTTCTAAAG GACGACCACCGGAGAACAAAACAAATGAATTGGATGGGCATAGATATTCCTGTCCAGTTTTTCGACTACGAGGCAGATGGCAAAAAGTTTGTGATTTGGGGCCTAACTGCACACATCTTGACCCGGGCGGCAGCAGTCGTTTTACAGAGGCAACCATCGTTTGTGGAACTACCAAGACCCAAAAGCACACCCATAGCCGGCACTGATGAGACAAAACCCTGA